A part of Streptomyces sp. NBC_01451 genomic DNA contains:
- a CDS encoding ABC transporter permease subunit, whose translation MAVEQTPAPAGAQSRIHNIGYRSYDGPRLGRAYARRSLYSQSLRGSYGLGRSAKSKVLPMLLFAVMCVPAAIMVAVTVATKAKELPVEYTNYAIIMQAVIGLYVASQAPQAVSRDLRFKTVPLYFSRPIETADYVRAKFAALASALFLITAMPLVVLYAGALLAKLDFTDQTKGFLQGLVSVALLSLLFAGIGLVISSVTPRRGFGIAAVIAVLTISYGAVSTLQAIADAQTMGDGQGGSGVAPWIGLFSPITLIDGVQTAFLGATSSYPGGVGPGTAEGVVFLLAVLGLIAGCYGLLLRRYRKVGL comes from the coding sequence ATGGCGGTTGAGCAGACCCCGGCACCGGCGGGCGCCCAGTCCCGCATCCACAACATCGGCTACCGCTCGTACGACGGCCCGCGTCTGGGCCGGGCGTACGCCCGCCGGTCGCTGTACTCGCAGTCCCTGCGCGGCTCCTACGGCCTCGGCCGCTCGGCCAAGTCCAAGGTGCTGCCGATGCTGCTCTTCGCGGTGATGTGCGTCCCGGCGGCCATCATGGTGGCGGTCACGGTGGCCACCAAGGCCAAGGAACTGCCCGTCGAGTACACGAACTACGCGATCATCATGCAGGCGGTCATCGGCCTGTACGTCGCCTCGCAGGCACCCCAGGCCGTCTCCCGCGACCTGCGCTTCAAGACCGTACCCCTGTACTTCTCGCGCCCGATCGAGACCGCGGACTACGTCCGGGCGAAGTTCGCGGCGCTGGCCTCGGCCCTGTTCCTCATCACCGCGATGCCGCTGGTCGTGCTCTACGCGGGCGCCCTGCTGGCCAAGCTCGACTTCACCGACCAGACCAAGGGATTCCTCCAGGGGCTCGTCTCCGTGGCACTGCTCTCGCTGCTGTTCGCCGGCATCGGCCTCGTCATCTCGTCGGTCACCCCGCGCCGAGGCTTCGGTATCGCGGCGGTCATCGCCGTACTGACCATCTCCTACGGAGCGGTGTCCACGCTCCAGGCCATCGCCGACGCGCAGACCATGGGAGACGGACAGGGCGGCTCCGGCGTCGCCCCCTGGATCGGCCTCTTCTCGCCCATCACGCTCATCGACGGGGTGCAGACGGCCTTCCTGGGTGCCACGTCCTCCTACCCCGGAGGGGTGGGCCCCGGCACCGCCGAAGGCGTGGTCTTCCTGCTCGCTGTCCTGGGCCTCATCGCCGGCTGCTACGGCCTTCTGCTGCGCCGCTACCGAAAGGTCGGACTGTGA
- a CDS encoding ABC transporter ATP-binding protein, which yields MIATESLSKRFPRVTALDRLSMDIGPGVTGLVGANGAGKSTLIKILLGLSPATEGRATVLGLDVATEGGAIRERVGYMPEHDCLPPDVSATEFVVHMARMSGLPPAAARERTADTLRHVGLYEERYRPIGGYSTGMKQRVKLAQALVHDPQLVFLDEPTNGLDPVGRDEMLGLIRRIHTDFGISVLVTSHLLGELERTCDHVVVVDGGKLLRSSSTTDFTQSTAILAIEVTDTDEHPDGTAAVRDALHARGVDTHDGSGLPGAGHILLLTAEGEDTYDLVRDTVADLGLGLVRMEQRRHHISEVFTDSDEQQSAAQRSTPQSTAQHGAGKEAVGHGG from the coding sequence GTGATCGCGACCGAAAGCCTGAGCAAGCGGTTCCCCCGGGTGACCGCGCTCGACCGGCTCTCCATGGACATCGGACCCGGTGTGACCGGACTCGTCGGCGCCAATGGCGCCGGCAAATCCACCCTGATCAAGATCCTGCTGGGTCTGTCTCCCGCCACGGAGGGCCGGGCCACCGTGCTCGGACTCGACGTCGCCACGGAGGGCGGCGCCATCCGTGAACGCGTCGGCTACATGCCGGAGCACGACTGCCTGCCACCCGACGTCTCGGCCACCGAGTTCGTCGTGCACATGGCGCGCATGTCCGGGCTCCCGCCTGCCGCCGCCCGCGAGCGCACCGCGGACACCCTGCGCCATGTCGGACTGTACGAGGAGCGCTACCGCCCCATCGGCGGCTACTCGACCGGCATGAAGCAGCGCGTCAAGCTCGCCCAGGCGCTGGTCCACGACCCGCAGCTGGTCTTCCTGGACGAGCCGACCAACGGCCTCGACCCGGTCGGCCGCGACGAGATGCTCGGTCTGATCCGCCGTATCCACACCGACTTCGGCATCTCGGTGCTGGTCACCTCGCACCTGCTCGGCGAGCTGGAGCGGACCTGCGACCACGTGGTGGTCGTCGACGGCGGGAAGCTCCTGCGGTCCAGCTCCACCACGGACTTCACCCAGTCCACGGCCATCCTCGCCATCGAGGTGACCGACACCGACGAACACCCGGACGGCACCGCCGCGGTGCGCGACGCGCTCCACGCGCGCGGGGTGGACACCCACGACGGCAGCGGACTGCCCGGCGCGGGACACATCCTGCTGCTCACCGCCGAGGGCGAGGACACCTACGACCTCGTGCGGGACACGGTCGCCGACCTCGGCCTCGGTCTGGTGCGGATGGAACAGCGCAGGCACCACATCTCCGAGGTCTTCACCGACAGCGACGAACAGCAGAGCGCCGCACAGCGCTCCACACCACAGAGCACCGCACAGCACGGCGCGGGAAAGGAGGCGGTCGGCCATGGCGGTTGA
- a CDS encoding M24 family metallopeptidase, producing the protein MATTEADELAGKPAGKRAGKPVGEPVRELSGELAGFRRVQRLAYECAEAVAARLEPGITEREAARMQREWLRERGVRDWFHLPFAWFGDRTAFVNFRVPLQFFPTGRRLEPGMPFILDLAPVHRGFAADIGYSGSLGANPVQDRLMADLEAHRELILREVRERRPLRRIYEDVDRLMVRQGYANRHRAYPFGVIAHKIDRVRERPWAPRLFGFGTQSLKGLAGDALRGHREGWSPLWSPYRFSDHPPQPGLWAVEPHLGFRGTGAKFEEILVVTDSADPQESAFWLDDDLPHVRRWAEAK; encoded by the coding sequence ATGGCGACGACGGAGGCGGACGAACTCGCCGGGAAACCGGCGGGGAAGCGGGCGGGCAAACCGGTCGGAGAACCGGTCCGAGAACTGTCTGGGGAACTGGCCGGGTTCAGACGGGTGCAACGGCTGGCGTACGAGTGCGCGGAGGCCGTCGCGGCTCGGCTGGAGCCGGGGATCACCGAGCGCGAGGCGGCCCGGATGCAGCGGGAGTGGCTGCGCGAGCGGGGCGTGCGGGACTGGTTCCATCTGCCGTTCGCCTGGTTCGGGGACCGCACGGCGTTCGTGAACTTCCGCGTCCCCCTCCAGTTCTTCCCGACCGGCCGCCGGCTGGAACCGGGGATGCCGTTCATCCTGGACCTGGCCCCGGTGCACCGGGGTTTCGCTGCGGACATCGGCTACTCGGGCTCGCTCGGCGCCAACCCGGTGCAGGACCGGCTGATGGCCGATCTGGAGGCGCACCGCGAGCTGATCCTGCGCGAGGTGCGCGAGCGGCGCCCGCTGCGCCGGATCTACGAGGACGTGGACCGCCTCATGGTCCGCCAGGGTTATGCCAACCGGCATCGCGCGTATCCCTTCGGGGTGATCGCGCACAAGATCGACCGGGTGCGCGAACGGCCTTGGGCGCCGAGGCTGTTCGGGTTCGGAACGCAGTCCCTGAAGGGGCTCGCCGGCGACGCGCTGCGCGGCCACCGCGAGGGCTGGTCGCCCCTGTGGTCGCCGTACCGCTTCTCCGACCACCCGCCGCAGCCGGGTCTGTGGGCGGTCGAACCGCACCTCGGATTCCGGGGCACGGGTGCGAAGTTCGAGGAGATCCTGGTCGTCACGGACTCCGCGGACCCGCAGGAGAGCGCGTTCTGGCTGGACGACGATCTGCCGCACGTGCGGCGCTGGGCGGAGGCGAAGTGA
- a CDS encoding SDR family oxidoreductase — protein MTLDGARERRVRTGGIELCVAELGNPTDPTVILVHGYPDTKEVWSEVAARLADRFHVVLYDVRGHGRSGTPRPLRGGFTLEKLTDDFLAVADAVSPDRPVHLVGHDWGSVQSWEFVTVARTEGRIASFTSMSGPSLDHLGHWTKGRLRRPTPRAIAQLLGQGRRSWYVYALHTPVLPELAWRGPLGKRWPKMLARVEKVASDGYPAATLASDAANGAWLYRDNVRARLRRPRPDSHAHAPVQLITPLGDAFLSERLYDGLERWAPRLVRRTLDARHWVPLTRPDQVAAWIGEFVTANEGGRLPATPTGVYAQRFGGRLVLVTGAGSGIGRATAFAFAEAGARVVAVDRDAESSSRTAELARLVGAPEAWAEPVDVADEQAMEKLAEKVATEYGVVDVLVNNAGIGLSGSFFDTTPDDWKKVLDVNLWGVIHGCRLFGKQMAERGQGGHIVNIASAAAYQPSKALPAYSTSKAAVLMLSECLRAELAGQGIGVSAICPGFVNTNITTTARFTGVDAEEQARRQKRTARLYGLRNYPPEKVASAILRAVVRNEAVAPVTPEARGARLMSRFMPGALRALARMDPPL, from the coding sequence GTGACTCTCGACGGGGCGCGTGAGCGCCGGGTACGGACGGGCGGGATCGAGCTGTGCGTCGCCGAGCTGGGGAACCCCACGGACCCCACGGTGATCCTCGTGCACGGCTATCCGGACACCAAGGAGGTGTGGTCGGAGGTCGCCGCGCGGCTCGCGGACCGCTTCCATGTCGTGCTGTACGACGTGCGGGGCCACGGCCGTTCGGGAACACCGCGTCCGCTGCGGGGCGGCTTCACCCTGGAGAAGCTGACGGACGACTTCCTGGCGGTCGCGGACGCGGTCAGCCCGGACCGGCCGGTGCACCTGGTGGGGCACGACTGGGGCTCGGTGCAGTCCTGGGAGTTCGTCACCGTCGCGCGCACCGAGGGCCGGATCGCGTCCTTCACGTCGATGTCCGGGCCGTCCCTGGACCACCTCGGCCACTGGACGAAGGGGCGCCTGAGGCGGCCCACCCCGCGCGCGATCGCCCAACTCCTTGGCCAGGGCCGCAGATCCTGGTACGTGTACGCGCTGCACACGCCCGTGCTGCCCGAACTCGCCTGGCGCGGTCCGCTCGGCAAACGCTGGCCGAAGATGCTGGCCCGGGTCGAGAAGGTCGCCTCGGACGGCTACCCGGCGGCCACCCTGGCCTCGGACGCTGCCAACGGCGCCTGGCTGTACCGGGACAACGTCCGGGCCCGGCTGCGCAGGCCGCGCCCGGACTCGCACGCGCACGCGCCCGTGCAGCTCATCACGCCCTTGGGGGATGCGTTCCTCTCCGAGCGGCTGTACGACGGGCTGGAGCGGTGGGCCCCCCGGCTGGTGCGCCGCACGCTCGACGCCAGGCACTGGGTCCCGCTCACCCGGCCCGATCAGGTGGCCGCCTGGATCGGGGAGTTCGTGACCGCCAACGAGGGCGGGCGGCTCCCGGCGACGCCAACGGGCGTGTACGCACAGCGTTTCGGCGGCCGACTGGTCCTGGTCACCGGGGCGGGCAGCGGCATCGGACGGGCGACGGCGTTCGCGTTCGCCGAGGCGGGCGCCCGCGTGGTGGCCGTCGACCGGGACGCCGAAAGCTCCTCCCGCACAGCCGAGTTGGCCCGGCTTGTCGGTGCCCCCGAAGCCTGGGCGGAGCCGGTCGACGTCGCGGACGAGCAGGCGATGGAGAAGCTCGCCGAGAAGGTCGCCACCGAGTACGGCGTCGTGGACGTGCTGGTGAACAACGCGGGGATCGGGCTCTCCGGGTCCTTCTTCGACACGACCCCGGATGACTGGAAGAAGGTCCTGGACGTCAACTTGTGGGGTGTGATCCATGGTTGCCGGCTCTTCGGGAAGCAGATGGCCGAGCGCGGGCAGGGCGGCCACATCGTGAACATCGCGTCCGCCGCCGCCTACCAGCCCTCCAAAGCGCTTCCGGCGTACAGCACTTCGAAGGCCGCGGTGCTGATGCTCAGCGAATGTCTGCGCGCCGAGCTGGCGGGTCAGGGTATCGGCGTCTCGGCGATCTGCCCCGGTTTCGTCAACACGAACATCACAACGACCGCGCGCTTCACGGGAGTCGACGCCGAGGAGCAGGCCCGTCGGCAGAAGCGGACGGCTCGGCTGTACGGGTTGCGCAACTACCCGCCGGAGAAGGTGGCTTCGGCGATCCTGCGCGCGGTGGTGCGCAACGAGGCGGTCGCACCGGTGACGCCGGAGGCCCGGGGCGCGCGCCTCATGTCCCGCTTCATGCCGGGGGCGTTGAGGGCGCTGGCGCGGATGGATCCACCACTGTGA
- a CDS encoding RNA 2'-phosphotransferase, whose product MDERRTVKVSKYLSKHLRHQPDRIGLTLDEAGWVDIDTLIAAATAHGFRFTRDELDHVVAANDKKRFAIDGTRIRASQGHSVEVDLGLPPATPPPYLYHGTVDRFLDAIRAEGLRPMNRHAVHLSADRETATRVGARRGRPVVLSVDSAAMHRDGHLFHVSANGVWLTESVPPRFLRFSGPR is encoded by the coding sequence ATGGATGAAAGACGCACCGTGAAGGTGTCGAAGTACCTGTCGAAGCATCTGCGGCACCAGCCGGACCGGATCGGGCTCACGCTCGACGAGGCCGGCTGGGTCGACATCGACACGCTGATCGCCGCTGCCACGGCCCACGGCTTCCGGTTCACCCGGGACGAGCTGGACCATGTGGTCGCCGCCAACGACAAGAAGCGTTTCGCGATCGACGGAACCCGCATCCGCGCCAGCCAGGGCCACAGCGTCGAGGTCGACCTCGGGCTGCCCCCGGCGACCCCGCCGCCGTACCTCTACCACGGCACGGTGGACCGCTTCCTGGACGCCATCCGCGCCGAGGGCCTGCGGCCCATGAACCGGCACGCCGTGCATCTCTCGGCCGACCGTGAGACCGCGACCCGGGTCGGCGCCCGCCGGGGCCGGCCCGTCGTGCTCTCGGTGGACTCGGCCGCCATGCACCGCGACGGCCACCTCTTCCACGTGAGCGCGAACGGCGTGTGGCTCACGGAATCGGTACCGCCACGCTTCCTGCGGTTCTCCGGCCCGCGCTGA
- a CDS encoding DNA-binding protein encodes MNEHVETVVLDSQGLSAWIAQDRKILVMFQVFHAMGADLVIGANTIVEVSHTRVNMPRLRWVLSRVKVEPVTEDAAKASAELLKAAGLHGHKYAIDATVAEVALRQPGPVAMLTSDIDDMARLCGDRVRLIGI; translated from the coding sequence GTGAACGAGCACGTCGAGACCGTCGTCCTGGACTCCCAGGGGCTCTCCGCCTGGATCGCACAAGACCGCAAGATTCTCGTGATGTTCCAGGTGTTCCATGCCATGGGCGCCGACCTCGTCATCGGAGCCAACACCATCGTGGAAGTCAGCCATACGCGGGTGAACATGCCCCGGCTGCGGTGGGTGCTGTCCCGCGTCAAGGTCGAGCCGGTGACCGAGGATGCGGCGAAAGCATCCGCAGAACTGCTCAAGGCCGCGGGCCTGCACGGCCACAAGTACGCGATCGACGCGACCGTGGCGGAGGTGGCACTGCGTCAGCCGGGCCCGGTGGCCATGCTGACCTCGGACATCGACGACATGGCCCGGTTGTGCGGTGACCGCGTCCGGCTCATCGGCATCTGA
- a CDS encoding DEAD/DEAH box helicase, whose protein sequence is MASPEATAFARALLDGGWAAVFLPGEPARLGRLLLWQPVGAAADGGVAPAGVETDSVELVLPHGRSVRRRRVEGHALPVALAVSALAGAQPPHPSAAAWQAAARFALRLLADGRLHPALTPAGYDTWQAGPFTAAQRRTLDALAAAFPPHAHCLPEPGPAPLRIAEPAALIGQFCDAVADDLVRTPAAPLAMGAVPYAWRETRAVPALREWAEETTAALTAEVGVSLRVDLPEGRRRQFRAVLQLHTAADPALVVDAAGLWNEPAEVERLLGPRAETETLLALRRGARAWLPLQRLLKDAVPDELRLTDDEAFDLLGDATDALRAAGVDVHWPRELVKALTATAEIGQRTAPGSSAGGLLDADALLDFRWQLSLGGEPLTDAEMDALAESRRPLVRLRDQWVVADPKLVARAGRRRMEPLTPMEALSAALTGEVEQDGDPIPCEAVGQFGDLVARIRDPESRIPAPQPAALKATLRDYQKRGLAWLAEMCELGLGGCLADDMGLGKTITLLALHLHRQTDPATAGPTLVVCPASLLGNWQREAARFAPSTPVRRYHGGDRHLDDLAGDEIVLVTYGVLRRDREVLAETAWSLVAADEAQHVKNPYAVTARELRALPARARVALTGTPVENNLSELWALLDWTTPGLLGPLTAFRDRYARPIEAGEDPEAAERLSRLVRPFLLRRRKSDPGIAPELPPKTETDRVVSLTAEQTSLYEAVVRETMARIAESEGIARRGLVLKLLTALKQICNHPAQYLREHRLKEHGLRRSTPLRGRSGKLELLDELLDTITAEGESVLVFTQYKQMASLLEKHLAERGMPTLFLHGGTPVARREEMVERFQRGEVPVFLLSLKAAGTGLNLTRATHVVHYDRWWNPAVEDQATDRAYRIGQDRPVQVHKLIAEGTVEDKVAKLLESKRALADAVVGSGEAALTELSDADLAELVSLGRQS, encoded by the coding sequence ATGGCCTCGCCGGAGGCAACCGCCTTCGCAAGGGCCCTGCTCGACGGCGGCTGGGCGGCGGTGTTCCTGCCCGGCGAGCCCGCCCGCCTCGGACGGCTGCTGCTGTGGCAGCCCGTGGGGGCTGCCGCCGACGGCGGCGTGGCGCCCGCGGGCGTCGAGACCGATTCGGTGGAGCTGGTGCTGCCGCACGGCCGGTCGGTCCGGCGGCGGAGGGTGGAAGGCCACGCACTGCCCGTCGCCCTCGCCGTCTCCGCGCTGGCCGGGGCGCAGCCGCCGCATCCGTCCGCCGCAGCCTGGCAGGCCGCCGCTCGCTTCGCGCTGCGGCTGCTCGCCGACGGCCGTCTCCATCCGGCCCTCACCCCCGCCGGCTACGACACCTGGCAGGCCGGCCCCTTCACCGCCGCCCAGCGCCGGACGTTGGACGCCCTCGCCGCCGCCTTCCCGCCGCACGCCCACTGCCTGCCCGAGCCCGGACCGGCCCCGCTGCGGATCGCCGAACCGGCCGCGCTGATAGGACAGTTCTGCGACGCCGTCGCCGACGACCTGGTCCGTACTCCGGCCGCGCCACTCGCCATGGGAGCGGTGCCGTACGCCTGGCGCGAGACGCGTGCCGTACCCGCCCTGCGCGAGTGGGCCGAGGAGACCACCGCCGCGCTCACCGCCGAGGTCGGTGTCTCGCTGCGCGTCGACCTGCCCGAGGGGCGCCGTCGGCAGTTCCGGGCAGTCCTGCAGTTGCATACTGCGGCGGATCCGGCGCTTGTCGTCGACGCCGCAGGGCTGTGGAACGAGCCGGCCGAGGTGGAGAGGTTGCTCGGCCCGCGCGCCGAGACCGAGACGCTGCTCGCGCTGCGCCGCGGCGCCCGCGCATGGCTCCCACTCCAGCGGCTGCTGAAGGATGCCGTCCCCGACGAGCTCCGGCTGACTGACGACGAAGCCTTCGACCTGCTGGGGGACGCGACCGACGCGCTGCGCGCGGCCGGAGTCGACGTGCACTGGCCGCGCGAGCTGGTCAAGGCGCTCACCGCGACCGCGGAGATCGGGCAGCGCACCGCCCCCGGCTCCAGCGCGGGCGGCCTCCTCGACGCCGACGCACTTCTCGACTTCCGCTGGCAGCTCTCGCTCGGCGGCGAGCCGCTCACCGACGCCGAGATGGACGCCCTCGCCGAGTCGCGCCGCCCCCTCGTCCGGCTGCGGGACCAGTGGGTGGTCGCCGACCCGAAGCTGGTGGCCCGCGCCGGGCGCCGCCGGATGGAACCGCTCACCCCCATGGAGGCGCTGAGCGCCGCGCTGACCGGCGAGGTGGAACAGGACGGCGACCCGATTCCCTGTGAGGCGGTCGGCCAGTTCGGCGACCTTGTCGCCCGTATCCGCGATCCTGAATCCCGTATCCCCGCCCCGCAGCCCGCCGCGCTCAAAGCCACCTTGCGCGACTACCAGAAGCGGGGCCTCGCCTGGCTGGCCGAGATGTGTGAACTCGGCCTCGGCGGCTGCCTCGCCGACGACATGGGCCTGGGCAAGACCATCACCCTGCTCGCCCTGCATCTGCACCGCCAGACCGACCCCGCCACCGCGGGCCCCACGCTCGTCGTCTGCCCCGCCTCCCTGCTCGGCAACTGGCAGCGCGAGGCGGCCCGGTTCGCACCGTCCACCCCCGTACGCCGGTACCACGGCGGCGACCGCCACCTGGACGACCTGGCCGGCGACGAAATCGTCCTGGTCACCTACGGGGTGCTGCGTCGCGACCGCGAAGTCCTCGCCGAGACCGCCTGGTCGCTGGTCGCCGCCGACGAGGCCCAGCACGTCAAGAACCCCTACGCGGTCACCGCCCGCGAACTGCGCGCCCTGCCCGCCCGCGCCCGCGTCGCCCTCACCGGCACCCCCGTGGAGAACAACCTCTCCGAACTGTGGGCGCTCCTCGACTGGACCACCCCCGGACTCCTCGGCCCGCTGACCGCCTTCCGCGACCGGTACGCCCGCCCCATCGAGGCCGGCGAGGACCCCGAGGCCGCCGAGCGCCTGTCCCGTCTCGTCCGTCCCTTCCTGCTGCGCCGCAGAAAGTCCGACCCGGGGATCGCACCCGAGCTGCCGCCCAAGACCGAGACCGACCGCGTCGTCTCGCTGACGGCCGAACAGACCAGCCTGTACGAGGCGGTGGTCCGCGAGACCATGGCGAGGATCGCGGAGTCCGAGGGCATCGCCCGCCGCGGCCTGGTGCTCAAGCTGCTCACCGCGCTGAAGCAGATCTGCAACCACCCGGCCCAGTATTTGAGAGAACACCGCTTGAAGGAGCACGGCCTGCGCCGGTCCACCCCGTTGCGAGGCCGCTCAGGCAAGCTCGAACTGCTCGACGAACTGCTCGACACCATCACCGCCGAGGGTGAGTCGGTGCTGGTCTTCACCCAGTACAAGCAGATGGCGTCCCTTCTGGAGAAACATCTCGCCGAACGCGGCATGCCCACCCTCTTCCTGCACGGCGGCACCCCCGTCGCGCGGCGCGAGGAGATGGTGGAACGCTTCCAGCGCGGTGAAGTACCGGTGTTCCTGCTGTCGTTGAAGGCGGCGGGCACCGGCCTCAACCTCACCCGCGCCACCCACGTCGTGCACTACGACCGCTGGTGGAACCCGGCCGTCGAGGACCAGGCCACCGACCGCGCGTACCGCATCGGCCAGGACAGGCCCGTCCAGGTGCACAAGCTCATCGCCGAGGGCACCGTGGAGGACAAGGTGGCGAAGCTTCTCGAATCCAAGCGCGCCCTCGCCGACGCCGTCGTCGGCTCCGGCGAGGCCGCCCTCACCGAACTGTCCGACGCCGACCTCGCCGAACTCGTCTCCCTGGGGAGGCAGTCATGA
- a CDS encoding SWIM zinc finger family protein: protein MNPSLPGQRRASARGRRAFAATWWGQAWVTALEDSTLDSGRLSRGRTYARQGKVGTTTVAPGQVKAAVQGSRPRPYRASVHLPVLTDTQWDTLLDTVAARAGHLAALLDGEMPAELVDDARQAGVPLLPLPTELDPDCSCPDWGHPCKHAAALCYAIATTIDADPFVLFALRGRSREEVLTQLRARRRATQETASPPAPAGIPAAAAYTRWAEHQPRFPEPPEPSAHTVSLPVTAPSSSGTATTDLERLMTDAAARAARLLAGDTTDLHLTQHQDAVRIAASSHWPEWFHRLIVNTGTKPDAFARLTRAWRHSGPTGLTVAEHPHTPDPVTMKAARTALTGALTEMTTTPVPLRTWRNRLTLTDHRIQLRLGPDARWYPYSQDDEGAWWPDSPADTDPVAALTSVWQRTET, encoded by the coding sequence ATGAACCCCTCGCTCCCCGGCCAGCGCCGTGCATCCGCCCGTGGCAGGCGCGCGTTCGCCGCCACCTGGTGGGGCCAGGCATGGGTGACGGCCCTGGAGGACTCCACTCTGGACTCCGGACGACTGTCCCGCGGACGCACCTACGCCCGCCAGGGCAAGGTCGGTACGACCACCGTCGCCCCGGGCCAGGTCAAAGCCGCGGTCCAGGGAAGCCGCCCGCGCCCGTACCGCGCCTCGGTCCACCTGCCCGTCCTCACCGACACCCAGTGGGACACCCTCCTCGACACCGTCGCGGCCCGAGCCGGGCATCTCGCCGCGCTCCTCGACGGCGAGATGCCCGCCGAACTCGTCGACGACGCCCGCCAGGCAGGCGTCCCCCTCCTCCCACTGCCCACCGAACTCGACCCTGACTGCTCCTGCCCCGACTGGGGACACCCCTGCAAGCACGCCGCCGCACTCTGCTACGCCATCGCCACCACCATCGACGCCGACCCGTTCGTCCTCTTCGCGCTGCGCGGCCGCAGCCGCGAGGAAGTCCTCACCCAACTGCGCGCACGCCGTAGAGCCACACAGGAGACCGCGAGTCCCCCGGCCCCGGCCGGCATCCCTGCCGCAGCCGCGTACACCCGCTGGGCCGAACACCAACCCCGGTTTCCCGAACCCCCCGAGCCGTCCGCCCACACCGTCTCGCTGCCCGTCACTGCGCCGTCCAGCAGTGGGACGGCCACCACGGACCTGGAGCGGCTCATGACAGACGCCGCCGCCCGCGCCGCACGACTCCTCGCGGGCGACACCACCGACCTGCACCTGACCCAGCACCAGGACGCGGTGCGGATCGCCGCGAGCAGTCACTGGCCCGAGTGGTTCCACCGCCTGATCGTGAACACAGGCACCAAACCGGACGCGTTCGCCCGCCTCACCCGTGCCTGGCGGCACAGCGGCCCCACCGGCCTCACCGTCGCCGAACACCCCCACACCCCCGACCCGGTGACGATGAAGGCCGCCCGCACCGCCCTGACCGGCGCCCTCACCGAGATGACCACCACCCCCGTCCCCCTCAGGACCTGGCGCAACCGCCTCACCCTCACCGACCACCGCATCCAACTGCGGCTGGGCCCCGACGCCCGCTGGTACCCCTACTCCCAGGACGACGAGGGCGCATGGTGGCCCGACTCACCGGCCGACACCGACCCTGTCGCGGCCCTCACCTCTGTCTGGCAGCGGACGGAAACGTAA